A genomic stretch from Spirochaetota bacterium includes:
- a CDS encoding patatin — protein sequence MPYHFKNLVFEGGGVKGIAYLGALEVLTEKNILPNIERVGGTSAGAINAVLLGLSFTLAEVREIMWSLDFNKFMDDSWGVVRDTARLIEKFGWYKGDFFRDWIGKLIKKKTGNANSTFADIEAARATKGFKSLYFMGTNLSTGFSEVFSAERTPETRVADAVRISMSIPLFFAAKRNARGDVYVDGGVLDNYPVKLFDRKRYLATVNYSVPPYYSKINTDFTAAGRDSDFVYNKETLGFRLDTREEISLFRDHEEPVHRKVDNFFDYSWALIRTVLNAQESLHLHSDDWMRTIYIDTLGVNTTDFNLTDQKKNDLVKSGRDGAELYLKWYDNSETKANA from the coding sequence ATGCCGTACCATTTCAAAAACCTCGTTTTCGAAGGCGGCGGAGTAAAAGGAATAGCCTACCTTGGTGCCCTTGAAGTTCTCACCGAAAAAAACATCTTACCGAACATCGAAAGGGTAGGGGGCACGTCGGCGGGGGCCATTAACGCGGTGTTGCTGGGTCTCAGCTTCACCCTTGCCGAGGTCCGGGAGATCATGTGGTCGCTCGATTTCAACAAGTTCATGGATGATTCGTGGGGCGTTGTCCGGGATACCGCCCGGCTCATCGAGAAATTCGGCTGGTACAAGGGGGATTTCTTCAGGGATTGGATAGGAAAGCTTATAAAGAAAAAGACCGGGAACGCCAATTCGACGTTCGCGGACATAGAGGCCGCCCGGGCAACGAAGGGATTCAAGTCTTTGTACTTCATGGGAACCAATCTGTCGACGGGTTTTTCGGAGGTTTTCTCGGCGGAGCGAACGCCCGAAACGCGCGTGGCCGATGCGGTGAGAATTTCCATGTCCATACCGCTGTTCTTTGCGGCGAAGCGCAACGCACGGGGCGACGTATACGTGGACGGCGGCGTCCTGGACAACTACCCGGTTAAGCTTTTCGACCGTAAACGATACCTCGCAACCGTCAATTATTCCGTGCCGCCCTATTATTCGAAAATAAATACCGATTTTACCGCGGCAGGCAGGGATTCGGACTTCGTCTACAATAAGGAAACCCTGGGCTTTCGGCTGGATACCCGCGAGGAGATTTCCCTGTTCAGGGATCATGAGGAGCCCGTTCACCGGAAGGTGGATAACTTTTTCGACTACAGCTGGGCCCTCATTCGAACGGTGCTCAATGCCCAGGAGAGCCTCCACCTGCACAGCGACGACTGGATGCGAACGATATACATTGATACCCTTGGCGTGAACACGACCGACTTCAATCTTACCGATCAGAAGAAAAATGATTTAGTAAAGTCCGGCAGGGACGGGGCGGAATTGTATTTAAAATGGTATGACAACTCAGAAACGAAGGCAAACGCGTAG
- a CDS encoding cysteine desulfurase, translating to MVIYADNAATTKISDVAFKKMLPFLQEQYGNASSKYALGVKAKRAIEQSRRQVAEVIGAESSEITFTSGGTEGNSWVIQNVSILFSNNPIHIITSSIEHHSVLNACQALEIRGVEVTYLAVDGNGCVSVDDVEMALRPNTKLVSVMLANNEIGTIQPIAAISKRICERRILFHTDAVQAVGHIPVNVKNLQVDFLTASAHKFNGAKGTGFLYRRSGLALPQLVYGGEQEQGQRAGTENVAGIVALGYALVESVTDMIEMREKLSSLIRATVDGLRAEIPDIRINGDDAERLPGTMNVTFPHVYGEAIMHLLDLKGIYIATGSACNSGKDEPSHVLLALGLSEKQAKSSIRISYGRYNTMQDVTVIVTAIIDAYSKIKKSGE from the coding sequence ATCGTGATTTACGCCGACAATGCAGCTACAACAAAAATATCCGATGTGGCTTTTAAAAAAATGCTCCCGTTTCTACAGGAGCAATATGGCAATGCATCCAGTAAGTATGCGCTCGGAGTGAAAGCAAAACGAGCTATCGAACAATCACGACGGCAGGTTGCAGAAGTTATTGGGGCGGAGTCTTCCGAAATCACCTTCACTTCCGGCGGAACTGAGGGAAACAGTTGGGTTATTCAGAACGTTTCAATATTGTTCAGTAACAATCCGATTCATATCATAACATCCTCCATTGAACACCACTCTGTTTTGAACGCTTGCCAGGCGCTTGAAATCCGAGGAGTTGAAGTAACGTACTTAGCTGTTGATGGTAACGGGTGTGTTTCGGTTGATGATGTAGAAATGGCATTGAGACCGAACACAAAACTTGTATCGGTAATGCTAGCTAACAACGAAATTGGAACAATCCAGCCTATTGCCGCTATTAGTAAGCGTATTTGCGAACGAAGGATTCTATTTCACACTGACGCAGTGCAGGCTGTTGGACACATTCCGGTGAATGTAAAAAACTTGCAGGTTGATTTCTTGACTGCTTCTGCACATAAATTCAACGGTGCAAAAGGCACAGGGTTTTTGTATAGGCGCTCTGGCTTAGCATTGCCTCAGTTGGTGTATGGCGGCGAACAAGAACAAGGTCAACGCGCAGGTACAGAGAATGTAGCAGGGATAGTGGCTTTGGGCTATGCACTTGTGGAAAGCGTTACCGATATGATTGAAATGAGAGAAAAGCTCTCTTCTCTCATCAGAGCAACCGTTGATGGACTGAGAGCAGAAATCCCTGATATCAGAATCAACGGGGACGATGCTGAACGACTACCAGGTACGATGAATGTAACTTTTCCTCATGTTTATGGCGAAGCAATAATGCATTTGTTGGATTTAAAAGGGATTTATATTGCTACAGGATCGGCTTGCAACTCCGGCAAAGATGAACCTTCACACGTTCTGCTTGCATTAGGTCTGTCAGAGAAACAAGCTAAATCATCAATTCGCATTTCATACGGCAGATACAACACAATGCAGGATGTGACCGTTATCGTAACCGCTATTATTGATGCGTATAGCAAAATAAAGAAATCAGGAGAATAA
- the brxL gene encoding BREX system Lon protease-like protein BrxL, with protein sequence MIDKLRNCFDEMVVYKDLKKSNFFSALSLPSFMRDWLLKKFEDENGHFDSDELVRFVRTYLPRKDDWTAIKNQVVIEHERVKFLAKVSIDIDIKTGEVSFALPDFGLSSKDTIIEDSVWQICKEDLVRGRETWGMVEIGYRPPDDYDVEFLKNRAKGANRGKIKLITFKTFCPYTIDVDYYKDARREFTTSEWLDVLLSAVDYNPSGYLGDDEKKLTMLTRLLPFIEKRLNLIELAPKGTGKSYLFGRVSRFGWLSSGGIMSRAKMFYDQNKRAVGLVSGNDFITLDEVQTISFTDVDEMRAALKGYLESGIFTVGNYEGIADAGVILCGNIKKETMDADGYSNMFEELPNVFHESALIERFHGFIKGWNIPRMNDDLKIAGWALNSEYFCSVLHELREDMSYRAVVDELIEVPEAADTRDTEAVKRIATAYLKLLFPNVREPGDITAREFKRYCLDRARKMRDTIKYQLGVLDEEYRGKDIPVFSVRPDPEVQKG encoded by the coding sequence ATGATTGATAAACTCAGAAATTGCTTTGACGAGATGGTCGTTTATAAAGACCTTAAGAAGAGCAACTTCTTCTCCGCTCTGAGCCTACCTTCCTTTATGCGTGACTGGCTCTTAAAGAAATTCGAGGACGAGAACGGTCACTTCGACTCCGACGAGTTGGTTCGTTTTGTGCGGACTTACCTGCCGCGCAAGGACGACTGGACAGCTATTAAGAATCAGGTGGTAATCGAACACGAGCGAGTAAAATTTCTCGCTAAGGTGTCTATTGACATCGACATCAAAACGGGAGAAGTTTCTTTTGCTTTGCCTGATTTCGGGTTGTCAAGCAAAGACACTATCATCGAGGATTCCGTTTGGCAAATCTGCAAGGAAGATTTGGTACGCGGTCGTGAAACATGGGGAATGGTTGAAATCGGCTATCGCCCGCCTGATGACTATGATGTTGAATTTCTAAAAAACAGAGCCAAAGGAGCCAACAGGGGAAAAATTAAACTGATTACTTTCAAGACATTTTGTCCGTATACAATTGATGTTGACTACTACAAGGATGCCCGCAGGGAGTTTACAACATCGGAGTGGCTTGATGTCCTTTTAAGTGCGGTAGACTATAATCCGAGCGGTTACCTCGGTGACGATGAAAAAAAACTGACTATGCTGACTCGGTTACTTCCCTTTATAGAAAAGCGACTGAATCTTATCGAACTTGCACCAAAAGGTACTGGCAAGTCGTATTTATTTGGTCGTGTAAGTCGTTTCGGTTGGCTCTCAAGCGGAGGTATAATGAGCCGAGCAAAGATGTTCTATGATCAAAATAAACGAGCGGTTGGATTGGTATCAGGGAATGATTTTATAACTCTCGACGAAGTGCAGACTATATCATTCACAGATGTTGATGAAATGCGCGCGGCACTAAAAGGTTACCTCGAATCGGGTATTTTCACAGTTGGCAACTATGAGGGAATTGCCGATGCCGGTGTAATCCTCTGCGGTAACATTAAAAAAGAAACAATGGATGCAGATGGTTACAGCAATATGTTTGAAGAATTGCCGAATGTGTTCCACGAATCGGCACTGATAGAGCGTTTCCACGGTTTCATTAAAGGTTGGAACATACCTCGGATGAACGATGACCTTAAAATTGCAGGCTGGGCTTTGAATTCAGAGTATTTTTGCTCGGTACTTCACGAACTTCGTGAAGATATGAGTTATCGTGCTGTTGTCGATGAACTTATTGAAGTGCCGGAAGCGGCAGACACCCGTGATACCGAAGCAGTCAAGCGTATAGCTACAGCCTACTTAAAACTACTTTTCCCAAATGTGCGTGAGCCCGGTGACATTACAGCCCGTGAATTTAAAAGGTACTGCCTTGACAGAGCACGTAAGATGAGAGATACCATTAAGTACCAGCTTGGTGTGCTTGATGAAGAGTATAGAGGCAAAGATATCCCGGTATTTAGTGTGCGCCCAGACCCTGAAGTGCAAAAGGGGTAA
- the pglZ gene encoding BREX-4 system phosphatase PglZ: MKYWRMGGDRMQIDSVKKYLTSPVETPYFLFISDGQYTTAMEELSVLGLDFVHMSWFCNSDDKMPDIDGLLTYIQAEDVKANGKKLVVTGLGEFLALRGSDEAIRTLSRLKDLNVGGVKVLLLLRGLALLIDGLQTDPRFDSRRLSVVDKAECDLSFTLAAPSVGLSALSGFKAMLAELENGRCGSVVVNTAINLDKSILTVHQISDAYEGIKFLKRGFALAPSCGNDANWAELLTELNQSNGSLDEVFEKHDFGKNMESDFYARIAGSDYRNWLYFICLKSKADTLQNGYLRFILEKTSRFEDFAGNVLNAIIEIQYTDRRFASFYRERKALVEKFPESDIADFVVNSRQLVPESIYKLTDGTRAEREEIIAWLSKNGMIPELDGIYPVLAAYMEKYVFKCPELANLLSEYFEAYKRQKLSNHLEPEFLEKVDELALSRKFNRLPTRNEIMDSVDKSDTFLYCLDALGVEYLGLIEALVQKRGLSVRVNIARAELPTITAINRDFFDAWQGRKEKNDELDDTKHSDAGGYDFTNNEFPLHLAKELDIITAMIDKAATELALRHCKRFLIVSDHGASRLAVLRRKEEKYDTDTAGEHSGRCCKLFHPYDLPFAAEQNGYLVLADYGRFKGSRAANVEVHGGASLEEVVVPVIELFLKDGSVMVKLVDEIVTVDIQTGSKIKLFLNSPVQDLSIVLNGKPYSALQIDANHYSVKLPDTKRAGDYSADVYAGDNLIGKIMIKAQGKSGKVNDAFDDLF, translated from the coding sequence TTGAAATACTGGCGAATGGGGGGGGACAGAATGCAAATTGATTCGGTAAAAAAATACCTGACATCACCCGTCGAAACGCCATATTTTTTGTTCATCAGCGACGGGCAGTATACGACCGCAATGGAAGAGTTATCGGTCTTGGGGCTTGATTTCGTGCATATGAGCTGGTTCTGTAACAGTGACGACAAAATGCCAGACATCGACGGACTCCTCACCTATATCCAGGCGGAGGACGTAAAGGCAAACGGGAAAAAGCTCGTTGTAACGGGGCTTGGCGAGTTTCTTGCGCTTCGCGGAAGTGATGAGGCAATACGCACCCTGTCGCGGTTGAAAGACCTCAATGTCGGCGGTGTAAAAGTTTTGCTGCTACTGCGAGGGCTTGCCTTGCTGATTGACGGGTTGCAGACAGACCCACGCTTTGACAGCCGTCGGCTAAGCGTCGTCGACAAGGCGGAGTGCGACTTATCGTTTACCCTTGCTGCCCCGTCTGTCGGATTGTCGGCTTTATCGGGTTTTAAAGCGATGCTTGCGGAACTCGAAAATGGACGGTGCGGTAGTGTTGTCGTAAACACTGCTATTAATCTCGACAAATCGATATTGACGGTACACCAAATCAGCGATGCCTACGAGGGCATTAAGTTCTTAAAAAGGGGCTTTGCCTTGGCGCCTTCTTGCGGAAATGACGCTAACTGGGCAGAGTTGCTGACAGAACTCAACCAGAGCAACGGCTCGCTAGACGAGGTATTCGAAAAGCACGATTTTGGCAAGAATATGGAGTCGGATTTTTACGCCCGCATTGCTGGGAGCGACTACCGCAACTGGCTCTATTTCATTTGCCTAAAGAGCAAAGCTGACACATTGCAAAACGGATACCTTCGGTTCATACTAGAGAAGACGAGCCGTTTTGAGGACTTTGCCGGGAATGTTCTTAATGCGATAATCGAAATTCAATATACCGACAGGCGATTTGCCTCGTTCTACCGTGAGCGTAAGGCCCTGGTCGAGAAGTTCCCAGAATCGGATATTGCTGACTTCGTGGTGAATAGTCGACAATTGGTGCCTGAAAGCATTTATAAGTTGACGGACGGGACAAGAGCGGAGCGTGAAGAGATTATTGCTTGGCTCTCGAAAAACGGTATGATTCCGGAGCTCGATGGCATTTACCCCGTGCTAGCGGCCTACATGGAAAAGTACGTTTTCAAATGCCCGGAATTGGCAAACTTGCTGTCCGAGTATTTCGAGGCGTATAAACGGCAAAAGCTGTCCAACCATCTTGAGCCTGAATTCTTAGAAAAGGTTGATGAGCTTGCTCTTTCGCGGAAGTTCAACAGACTGCCAACGCGGAATGAAATTATGGATAGCGTGGATAAGAGCGACACCTTCCTATACTGTCTTGATGCCCTCGGTGTCGAATATTTAGGTTTGATCGAAGCGTTAGTACAAAAGCGTGGGTTGTCAGTTCGGGTCAATATCGCCCGTGCGGAACTTCCTACGATAACGGCCATCAACAGAGACTTCTTCGATGCGTGGCAAGGTCGCAAAGAGAAGAACGATGAACTTGATGATACTAAGCACAGTGATGCGGGCGGTTACGACTTCACAAATAATGAATTTCCCCTCCACCTTGCGAAAGAACTGGACATCATCACTGCAATGATAGACAAGGCGGCTACGGAACTTGCGCTAAGGCATTGCAAACGCTTCTTGATTGTAAGTGACCACGGCGCATCACGGCTTGCTGTCCTGCGGCGCAAAGAGGAAAAATACGACACCGATACCGCAGGCGAGCATTCGGGGCGTTGCTGTAAGTTGTTTCATCCTTATGATCTCCCGTTCGCTGCAGAGCAGAACGGATACCTCGTACTTGCCGATTACGGACGCTTCAAGGGCAGCCGCGCAGCGAATGTCGAGGTTCACGGCGGGGCGTCTTTGGAAGAGGTCGTCGTTCCCGTTATTGAACTGTTTCTGAAAGACGGAAGCGTAATGGTTAAGCTGGTCGACGAGATCGTAACCGTAGACATCCAAACCGGATCGAAGATTAAGCTATTCCTTAACTCGCCGGTGCAGGATCTTTCCATTGTCCTGAATGGGAAACCCTACTCAGCTTTGCAGATAGACGCGAACCACTACTCCGTGAAGTTGCCCGACACAAAACGGGCAGGTGACTATTCGGCGGACGTTTACGCGGGTGACAACTTGATTGGCAAGATTATGATTAAGGCGCAAGGCAAGAGCGGCAAAGTCAATGACGCTTTTGATGACTTGTTTTAG
- a CDS encoding phosphoadenosine phosphosulfate reductase has translation MYSYTYDKKAGGILLNSSPTGFSKEPRPVYAPELDVLGFEKYWKYDKQTDRPYMWAEANSYYYRGTLVAKLKGGNIKTAPEIIIPNGEDGKPIMPEPKGISLRPIDIEATVEVNREMLEIIEQTTVKKILAVYNKYKDRLDCFHVAFSGGKDSCVLLDLVKKALPKGSFVVVFGDTGMEFPDTYEVIKKTKHQCAADEIPFYIGKSHLNPKESWELFGPPSRVLRWCCSVHKSTPQTLKLRDVTGNNNFIGLDFVGVRAQESVARSTYNYENYGAKQKGQFSHNSILEWTSAEIWLYIYANDVLINETYKKGNGRAGCLFCPMSGGTSDYLRRASYPAEIDSYIDSIKKTYDGDKRSKSNIESYILNGGWNARKNGRELSNNTFRCIEKITNGNLTITITDPDSDWLEWIKTLGDLRGGNGGYYVQFDGEYILASVKATKNGYIVTIPEVVLKERPVFGKMFRQVFRKASYCKGCRVCETNCRNGCISFADGKVQISNCSRCHECHAIDSGCLLFHSLRQPQGGGKSMKSLNSFADHAPKPEWLRSFFELKGAFFSEHSLGPMMFDMFRRFLKDASLNEKNHFTSFAELIAQIGWETDTAQGLILINLVAENPQIEWYVNNFDVGRTYARKTVEDMLTVVDVSPKDAKSIVKSYKRLVETPLGASLHWGFVTNEGDLVRTKCSVSDPRVVLYGLFKFAEKCNDYKEFTLATLLNDSIDRDGISPTRIFGLDREDMTQLLLGLSAKYPEFITASFTHDLEKITLAEDKSSQDVLDLFKGDAANGY, from the coding sequence TTGTACTCGTATACCTACGACAAGAAAGCGGGTGGGATACTTCTTAATTCCTCGCCGACCGGATTCTCCAAAGAACCTCGCCCGGTTTACGCGCCAGAATTGGACGTGCTGGGCTTTGAAAAGTATTGGAAGTACGACAAGCAGACCGACCGCCCATATATGTGGGCGGAGGCGAACAGTTATTACTATCGCGGGACACTTGTTGCAAAGCTGAAAGGCGGCAATATCAAAACCGCCCCTGAGATTATCATTCCGAACGGCGAGGACGGCAAACCGATAATGCCAGAACCTAAAGGCATATCGCTTCGCCCCATTGACATAGAGGCTACGGTTGAAGTAAACCGTGAGATGCTTGAAATCATCGAGCAGACCACGGTCAAGAAAATACTGGCTGTCTACAATAAGTACAAGGATAGGCTCGACTGCTTCCATGTAGCGTTTTCGGGCGGTAAGGACAGTTGTGTCCTGCTCGACCTGGTTAAGAAAGCCCTGCCCAAAGGCAGCTTCGTTGTGGTATTTGGCGACACGGGCATGGAGTTCCCCGACACCTACGAAGTCATCAAAAAGACCAAACATCAATGTGCCGCGGACGAGATACCGTTCTACATTGGCAAGTCGCACCTCAACCCAAAGGAATCGTGGGAATTATTCGGCCCCCCGTCACGTGTGCTCCGTTGGTGCTGCTCGGTGCATAAAAGCACTCCGCAGACGTTGAAGTTGAGAGATGTAACTGGCAATAACAATTTTATCGGCCTTGACTTTGTTGGAGTTCGGGCCCAGGAGAGCGTTGCTCGAAGCACTTACAATTATGAGAACTATGGCGCAAAACAAAAGGGCCAGTTCAGCCATAACTCAATCCTCGAATGGACATCTGCCGAGATATGGCTTTATATATACGCGAACGATGTGCTTATTAACGAAACCTATAAGAAGGGCAATGGTCGTGCCGGATGTTTGTTTTGCCCTATGTCGGGCGGTACAAGCGACTACTTACGCCGAGCGAGCTATCCGGCAGAGATTGATAGCTATATCGATTCGATTAAGAAGACCTACGATGGGGACAAGCGAAGTAAGAGCAACATCGAATCGTATATCCTAAACGGCGGCTGGAACGCCAGAAAGAATGGGCGCGAGTTATCGAACAATACTTTCCGTTGCATTGAAAAGATTACAAATGGAAATTTGACTATAACCATTACTGACCCTGATTCCGACTGGTTGGAATGGATAAAAACGCTCGGAGATTTACGCGGCGGTAACGGTGGCTACTACGTTCAATTTGACGGCGAATACATTCTGGCTTCCGTTAAGGCGACAAAGAACGGCTACATCGTAACAATCCCGGAGGTTGTGCTGAAAGAGCGACCCGTATTCGGGAAAATGTTCCGACAGGTATTCAGAAAAGCCTCGTATTGTAAAGGTTGCCGAGTTTGCGAAACGAACTGTCGAAATGGTTGTATCAGTTTTGCTGACGGCAAAGTCCAAATAAGTAACTGTAGCAGGTGTCACGAGTGCCACGCAATCGACAGCGGCTGTCTGTTGTTCCACTCGCTGCGCCAGCCACAAGGAGGAGGTAAGTCAATGAAAAGCCTGAACTCATTTGCCGACCACGCTCCAAAGCCGGAGTGGTTGCGCTCATTCTTTGAACTGAAAGGGGCTTTCTTTTCTGAGCATTCACTGGGTCCAATGATGTTCGATATGTTTAGGCGTTTCCTTAAGGATGCTTCCCTAAATGAAAAGAACCACTTCACGTCGTTTGCCGAGTTAATCGCGCAGATAGGTTGGGAAACGGACACGGCGCAAGGTCTGATTCTTATCAACCTTGTTGCCGAAAACCCGCAGATAGAGTGGTATGTAAACAATTTCGATGTCGGCAGAACCTATGCTCGTAAGACAGTCGAGGATATGCTGACCGTGGTTGATGTCAGTCCAAAGGACGCTAAGTCAATCGTCAAATCCTACAAACGTCTTGTCGAGACACCACTCGGCGCAAGCTTGCATTGGGGCTTCGTTACCAATGAGGGCGACCTCGTCCGCACGAAATGCTCGGTGAGCGACCCGCGCGTGGTGCTGTACGGCCTGTTCAAGTTCGCGGAAAAGTGCAACGACTATAAGGAGTTCACTCTTGCCACGCTTCTGAACGACAGCATCGATCGCGACGGCATCAGCCCCACCCGCATCTTCGGGCTTGACCGTGAAGATATGACGCAGCTCCTGTTGGGACTATCGGCGAAGTACCCTGAGTTCATAACCGCATCGTTCACGCACGACCTTGAAAAAATAACGCTGGCAGAGGATAAATCGTCCCAAGATGTACTCGACTTATTTAAGGGGGATGCAGCAAATGGCTACTAA
- a CDS encoding HD domain-containing protein translates to MKERLQRQIEFLLEIDKLKSIFRRNFIADGSRSENDAEHSWHFATAAMLLAEHARTPVDAFKVTTMGLIHDIVEIDAGDTFIYDDAAKAGQREREERAAERLFGLLPADQAAQYLALWREFEDGVTPEARFARSIDRLVAVMLNYRSGGKGWRAHQVPAEKIMQVNSRIENGSPALWDFVREMIEDAVEKGFIEG, encoded by the coding sequence ATGAAAGAACGATTGCAGCGGCAGATCGAGTTTCTGCTGGAAATCGACAAGCTCAAATCGATCTTCCGGAGAAATTTCATTGCGGACGGCTCACGATCGGAAAACGACGCTGAGCATTCATGGCATTTCGCCACCGCGGCGATGCTCCTGGCCGAACACGCACGGACGCCGGTGGATGCCTTCAAGGTGACAACCATGGGCCTCATCCACGACATCGTCGAGATAGACGCGGGCGACACCTTCATCTATGACGATGCGGCGAAGGCCGGCCAGAGGGAGCGCGAGGAACGCGCTGCGGAGCGACTGTTCGGCCTGCTTCCCGCCGACCAGGCCGCGCAGTATCTCGCCCTGTGGAGGGAGTTCGAAGACGGCGTCACGCCCGAGGCCCGATTCGCGCGATCGATCGACAGGCTGGTGGCGGTCATGCTGAATTACCGGAGCGGGGGAAAAGGGTGGCGGGCACACCAGGTGCCCGCGGAAAAAATAATGCAGGTCAACAGCAGGATCGAGAACGGCTCGCCGGCCCTGTGGGATTTTGTCCGGGAGATGATCGAGGACGCGGTCGAGAAGGGGTTTATTGAGGGATGA
- a CDS encoding J domain-containing protein: MQTEFIIKDYYAILGVGRFAGLREIRAAFRAMALRTHPDITREAHNYEHFIMIREAYDVLADPERRADYDRLWTIHHDSSPADIGAEEAFRQAYEGFRQGDEYREEWEYFVRHPDDYLGLFEGVWRAAIGAGLSILSGLAAALAVLTIVFVTVPMIALAAAVLLAAFAATSLASVVLAFLLFRALRKTRRKIAILRTRFAESLGRLAARPLRGIPRQFGKWILFFNYLAACAVLAAFGVMLVLYAGTGAGVEALTALLPMDADGKIALLVAGLAAAVALFALAVPLAFEVIREALMEYPNIRYVKVKLKKREGIEWVRRRELPGG; encoded by the coding sequence ATGCAGACCGAGTTCATAATAAAGGACTACTACGCCATCCTTGGGGTGGGCCGATTCGCGGGGCTCCGCGAGATCAGGGCGGCCTTCCGCGCAATGGCGCTCAGGACACACCCGGACATTACCCGTGAGGCGCACAACTATGAGCATTTCATCATGATACGCGAGGCCTACGACGTGCTCGCCGACCCGGAGCGCCGCGCCGACTACGACCGGCTCTGGACGATACACCACGATTCCTCGCCCGCCGATATCGGGGCGGAGGAAGCGTTCCGGCAGGCGTACGAAGGCTTCCGGCAGGGCGACGAGTACCGCGAGGAGTGGGAGTACTTCGTCCGCCATCCCGACGATTACCTGGGGCTCTTCGAGGGGGTCTGGAGGGCCGCCATAGGCGCGGGGCTGTCGATCCTGTCCGGGCTCGCCGCCGCGCTCGCGGTGCTGACCATCGTATTCGTAACCGTGCCCATGATCGCACTCGCCGCGGCGGTCTTGCTTGCGGCCTTCGCCGCGACATCGCTTGCGTCGGTCGTGCTGGCCTTCCTGCTTTTCCGTGCGCTGCGCAAAACGCGCAGGAAGATAGCTATCCTGCGAACGCGGTTCGCGGAATCGCTGGGGAGGCTCGCGGCAAGGCCGCTGCGCGGCATCCCACGGCAGTTCGGCAAGTGGATACTTTTTTTCAATTACCTGGCGGCATGCGCGGTGCTCGCGGCGTTCGGGGTCATGCTCGTTCTTTACGCGGGAACTGGTGCCGGGGTGGAAGCGTTGACCGCGCTCCTGCCCATGGACGCGGACGGGAAAATCGCGCTCCTGGTCGCCGGTCTCGCGGCGGCCGTCGCGCTCTTCGCACTCGCGGTCCCGCTCGCGTTCGAGGTGATCCGGGAGGCGCTCATGGAGTATCCGAATATTCGGTACGTTAAGGTGAAGTTGAAGAAGAGGGAGGGGATTGAGTGGGTGAGGAGGAGGGAGCTGCCGGGGGGGTAG
- a CDS encoding class I SAM-dependent methyltransferase codes for MNGAQNTRDHNMHAGGGACQPIRKFPGQEETGMKKKLQVGLAILVLCAAAVAGWGVYRYGQISKAIDAMNIGNTTDDSSRAYDRPSIRQMKRDFFMTGYLYAFFYKSIADSMGLSGGEKVLDFGCGSGAPDIYIADTLSRSSGSLTCMDISPLWQRVARLRLAAYTNVEYICGDITSLPIKENSYDVILVNYVIHGIDKSLWPGIGKALARVLKPGGRLHINEPDEEGHSMSMDEIRVLMTGSGLKEVSLVRTKILGLVMPRNEGVFMK; via the coding sequence ATGAATGGCGCGCAGAACACGCGTGATCATAATATGCATGCCGGTGGGGGCGCGTGTCAACCCATTAGGAAATTTCCTGGTCAGGAGGAAACGGGCATGAAGAAAAAGCTTCAGGTGGGTCTTGCGATTCTCGTCCTCTGCGCGGCGGCCGTGGCGGGCTGGGGGGTGTATCGGTACGGGCAGATATCGAAGGCTATTGACGCGATGAACATCGGGAACACCACGGATGATTCCTCCCGGGCGTACGATCGTCCCAGCATCCGTCAGATGAAACGGGACTTCTTCATGACCGGGTACCTGTACGCATTCTTCTATAAATCCATAGCCGATAGTATGGGCCTTTCCGGCGGGGAGAAAGTGCTCGATTTCGGCTGCGGTTCGGGGGCGCCCGATATCTACATCGCGGACACGCTGTCGCGGAGCAGCGGCTCGCTTACCTGCATGGATATCTCGCCCCTCTGGCAGAGGGTGGCGCGGTTACGGCTGGCGGCGTACACGAATGTCGAGTATATCTGCGGCGATATCACGAGCCTCCCCATCAAGGAGAACTCGTATGACGTGATCCTGGTCAATTACGTGATCCACGGCATCGATAAATCCCTGTGGCCGGGGATCGGGAAGGCCCTTGCGCGGGTATTGAAACCGGGCGGCAGACTCCACATCAACGAGCCGGACGAGGAGGGGCACTCCATGTCGATGGACGAGATCCGCGTGCTCATGACGGGCAGCGGGCTGAAAGAGGTCTCCCTGGTTCGCACGAAAATACTGGGACTCGTCATGCCGCGCAACGAGGGAGTGTTCATGAAATAG